In Camelina sativa cultivar DH55 chromosome 17, Cs, whole genome shotgun sequence, the genomic stretch AAACATTCAaaagtctataaaaaaaatatcaaaacttcaaaaaaaaaaatgacaccATATGATGATGTTAATAAGATAGGAAGAATATGTTTGCATTACTAACAAAacggaaaatatatatatttggaaagaATAAACTTTAgatgatttaaaaaatgaaatacgTTAAGACATTAGTAAAattgaatacaaaaaattatgtgagatttgagaTATGAAGATTAATGAGATGCGTGTGCTATTTATAGGAAAAATTGTAGTTAAAAAGCATATTATAAATTCATTATTTAATTGGGTAGTTAATGCATTgatatttatatcaatttatcaatttatatttataaggTGAAGGTGATTCATATCTCATTGTCATAGGAGTTACATAAActatatgagagttacaaaaatgcaataaatacatatatatatatatattttttgtatattatatctCTAAATGTACTTAATCAATTATTGCATTACTATGCAATACTATGTAAGTTACAAAAATGTgtcaacataaacaaaaataaataaatttcaactaAATGAAATTTAATGCCTTATCACATGGATATTGttattaatatgagagttacTAAATATGTTAGAATATGAAAGTGAAAAATGGCCAATGTTTACAAAAGTACATTTATCTGAATAAATAACtgaaatttatctttttaaatataaatttatagttactaaaaataaatctatGACAGGAAATTCAAGCTAatcaaattctaaataatatatatatatatatatatttagttctcTCTTTATTGTTAAACATTTATTCagttcttattttttgttagtatataattactaataataataataatgttagatttttaattctttatatttatatatgctttagtttatattaaattttaataaaattgaaaatactgTAACAATCATATCATGTAAACTATTTCAGTTAAAGTGAAgaaatacaaaagcaaattattactggataatatgttatatagaaaaaataaagaaaaattgaacatcTTATAATGTATATCTTCTAATTATTTGATCATCAAATCTGCAGAAGACAATAAATTTGCTTACTTTCATATACACGGAGTTAAGGTGGCCCAATAACCACTTATTACAAACATAACCCATAGTGCATTAATCTTGTTTAGTatggggaaaaaagaaagaaaaagttagaaGGTGTCAAATATACATGTGCCACATGTCAATTTCTTAGAAGTGGAAGCTCTAATCTGTCACACTGACACGTTCTGTTGCAAATTGTACTTAATATGTAgcttcaaacatatatatacattagtgtCACAATTTGATCTATGTTGAACGAGTAGAAATGTTCTAATCAAACCTCACAAAGACAAACGATTCAAGAATTAAACGAATGAATGGAATGGAAACTGATTTATTTCTCATAAGCTATAAATTGGTTTCGATCCTGTCGATAACGGAGAGGGAATATCTTCTGGCGCACGGACTGGCTTCACCCACCGGCCGGTTTGTTTGTTGAGGATCAGACCCTTATGTGCCACTTGGTACCAACACTCAGGTATTCTTAGATGATCCAACAACATATCTGTGCTCTTGTTCACTGAAGCAACGTCTCTCCTCGCgttaaccctaaaccctgatTTCTTGCTGTGGAAGCCATCCAAAACATGGAGATAAACCTCGAGATTATGAGACCTCGCTAAGTCCGAATCGCGTTTTACATAAGGCGAGCTGAATACATCGAGCTTAAGCTGCGTTCCGACGTGCCTGTAGACCCAATTAAGCCTTGAAGTTATCggattaattttgtttagtacCTTGTTGAACACGATACCAGGAAGCTTAGGGACAATGTCTTGCTTGTTCACCACACGTAACACCTTGACACCTAAACTGTTTAGCCTTTCCTTGAATGCCAAGTTACCTACTCTTGGCGCACCAAACGAGAACACAGAAACGTTACCAGATAAACCTGGAACATCTCTAGCCGCCTCATAAGCATTCATAAGCGCCAGCGCGCCTCCAAGGCTATGACCGGTCACGGTTAAGCTCACTACTTCGCCTCTATCTTTGAAAAAATTCACTAGCCGCTTCACTTCTTCCATCGTCTGCTCCGATGCGCTCTCTTTATTGTACCGTGTGAGTTCGCTTTTCGAGTTATAGATACTAAAAAACCCACTTTGGACCTTGACCACGTTCTTGCCATGTTCTTCCTTGCAATCGAACGGCTCTTTACTTGTTCTAAGATCCATGAACCATTCCGTGGGAGTCACAGTTCCACGCCACGCCACAACAATATCCCTCCGACCGATCCTCAACGACTCTCTGTCTCCACTCACAGCTACAAACCCCATCCAGTTCGAATCTTTGCTCCATGTCtctcccatagatgagcttAAGAACCACTGAGGAACATCGACATGAGACATCGCGTAGATGAATTTGGTTACCTTGTAACCATGTTTGGTTAAACCAAGCTCTTCAAAGAGTTTGTTCCTGTTGAATCTAGAGCTTCCACAGAACTCGGATAAAGGATCGAAATCGAGGGAATCGTAGACGGATTCCACAAATTCTCCATATTTTGTTACTTCTCTCCTAAGCCATGGATGCAGAGGATTGAGAAGATTCTCCCAATTGTTGCTACCGTGAAGCTCACGCCACATTTTGGATATGTTCTCCCTTGGAGACGCAGCCGGAGTCATCAAATCTCCGCGGTCTAAGAAATCCGCGGCTGAGTATTTAGGAAGCTGAAGTAAAAACGCTAGCGATTTGGTCGAGTCGTTGGAGATTTTGCAGATCCTCCGGGCCACTTGAGACAAATCTTGTTCTTCCTTTCGTGATTTAATGTGCAAGAGGTGTTTCTTGGTAACCAAGAAACCTGGGAGATGTGACTTGACCCGGGTCTTGATAGACTTCCATGCCAACTTCAATCTCCAGAC encodes the following:
- the LOC104757381 gene encoding phospholipase A1-Igamma1, chloroplastic-like — its product is MENALVKTPLRKLRRRRIKRVWRLKLAWKSIKTRVKSHLPGFLVTKKHLLHIKSRKEEQDLSQVARRICKISNDSTKSLAFLLQLPKYSAADFLDRGDLMTPAASPRENISKMWRELHGSNNWENLLNPLHPWLRREVTKYGEFVESVYDSLDFDPLSEFCGSSRFNRNKLFEELGLTKHGYKVTKFIYAMSHVDVPQWFLSSSMGETWSKDSNWMGFVAVSGDRESLRIGRRDIVVAWRGTVTPTEWFMDLRTSKEPFDCKEEHGKNVVKVQSGFFSIYNSKSELTRYNKESASEQTMEEVKRLVNFFKDRGEVVSLTVTGHSLGGALALMNAYEAARDVPGLSGNVSVFSFGAPRVGNLAFKERLNSLGVKVLRVVNKQDIVPKLPGIVFNKVLNKINPITSRLNWVYRHVGTQLKLDVFSSPYVKRDSDLARSHNLEVYLHVLDGFHSKKSGFRVNARRDVASVNKSTDMLLDHLRIPECWYQVAHKGLILNKQTGRWVKPVRAPEDIPSPLSTGSKPIYSL